From Candidatus Zixiibacteriota bacterium, a single genomic window includes:
- a CDS encoding cold-shock protein — translation MAEGTVKWFDDSKGYGFISQDGGKDVFVHYTAIQREGFRSLAEGDRVTFEVVDGPKGPQAANVKKV, via the coding sequence ATGGCGGAAGGTACCGTCAAATGGTTCGACGACAGCAAGGGTTATGGCTTCATCTCACAGGATGGCGGCAAGGACGTGTTCGTCCACTACACCGCGATCCAGCGTGAGGGGTTCCGTTCCCTCGCCGAGGGTGACCGGGTCACCTTCGAAGTGGTCGATGGCCCGAAGGGGCCGCAGGCTGCCAATGTGAAGAAGGTCTGA
- a CDS encoding DUF6754 domain-containing protein: MRRSRFSTPVHFLLWLPMAALVLVVLLPSAVLAQASVTGGPQPPASPTAVTAFDAPDDHGHAIIVHWKLSWDDGQGRENVVSYKILRTPRLMGPWPPDSVRADRPDVRLFQSAPYHVAAWQFVDGEWDTVGLAPPGEPQFEDRGGKLRDAADFLPDHVDFRYRVIAVASDGGMATSEISAPAQAGGQVIHWGRVGHIGIPVVLFVVLVLSFVSVAQKGRELYIRPLAGINAVDDAIGRATEMNRPILYILGLGAADEMPTIASLTILSRVAKKVAEHRTELLVPCFDPVVMSVAQETVKQAYWDAGRPDEYRDGIVHYVTQEQWAYVAAVNGLMVRRQTAANFYLGFFQAESLVLAETGAQTGAIQIAGTDRTSQIPFFVVACDYTLIGEELYAASAYLGREPKLVGTLKAQDWAKVVLLAVMSLGVLAAAINPGILRAIFTMHID, translated from the coding sequence ATGCGACGCTCCCGCTTCAGCACACCGGTGCATTTTCTTCTGTGGCTGCCCATGGCGGCCCTCGTTCTTGTAGTCCTCTTGCCGTCCGCTGTCCTCGCGCAGGCATCCGTGACGGGTGGGCCGCAGCCGCCGGCGTCGCCCACGGCGGTGACGGCGTTCGATGCCCCCGATGACCACGGGCATGCCATCATCGTGCATTGGAAGCTGTCTTGGGACGATGGGCAGGGGCGCGAGAATGTCGTTTCCTATAAGATCCTGCGAACGCCGCGCCTGATGGGACCATGGCCGCCCGATTCGGTGCGCGCCGATCGCCCTGATGTCCGCTTGTTCCAGTCTGCTCCCTACCATGTCGCGGCTTGGCAGTTTGTGGACGGGGAATGGGACACAGTCGGTCTGGCCCCGCCCGGTGAACCGCAGTTCGAGGACCGGGGCGGCAAGCTGCGTGACGCGGCCGACTTCCTTCCCGATCACGTGGACTTCCGTTATCGGGTGATCGCTGTCGCGTCTGACGGCGGAATGGCGACGTCGGAGATCTCCGCCCCCGCCCAGGCCGGGGGCCAGGTCATCCACTGGGGGAGAGTCGGGCACATCGGGATTCCCGTGGTGTTGTTCGTCGTTCTGGTGTTGAGTTTCGTCTCGGTGGCTCAGAAGGGGCGGGAACTCTACATTCGTCCATTGGCGGGCATCAATGCCGTGGACGATGCCATCGGGCGCGCCACCGAGATGAACCGTCCCATTCTCTATATCCTGGGTCTGGGTGCCGCCGATGAGATGCCGACGATCGCGTCGCTGACGATCCTCTCGCGCGTGGCCAAGAAGGTCGCCGAGCATCGCACCGAGTTACTGGTGCCTTGCTTTGACCCGGTGGTCATGTCGGTGGCCCAGGAAACGGTCAAGCAGGCGTATTGGGATGCCGGTCGACCGGATGAGTACAGAGACGGCATTGTGCACTACGTAACGCAGGAGCAATGGGCCTATGTGGCGGCGGTGAACGGCCTGATGGTGCGTCGGCAAACGGCCGCCAATTTCTACCTCGGTTTCTTTCAGGCCGAATCGCTGGTGCTCGCGGAGACCGGCGCCCAGACGGGCGCGATCCAGATCGCCGGCACGGACCGAACGTCGCAGATCCCGTTCTTTGTGGTGGCCTGCGACTACACTCTGATAGGTGAGGAGCTGTATGCCGCCTCCGCCTACCTCGGACGTGAGCCGAAGCTCGTCGGAACGTTGAAAGCGCAGGACTGGGCCAAGGTCGTCTTGCTCGCGGTCATGTCCTTGGGCGTTCTGGCCGCGGCGATCAATCCCGGCATCCTGCGCGCCATTTTCACGATGCACATCGATTGA
- a CDS encoding asparagine synthetase B yields MAVMLLLTPWVSAVADMLLIPMDGEQTDHLKAYGVAFHCLTRGVKVEWLLNYRAGSFLANYYQDIADTCNVRGVRYERIGDAAVADIRATIENQNMESVLLEKAPAIAVYVPPTNEPWDDAVTLVLNYAQIDYKTLWDEEVLRGDLAQYDWLHLHHEDFTGQYGKFYGSYRDALWYRQDQQMCEETARRLGFRKVSDEKKAVALAIKDYVSRGGFLFAMCSAPETLDIALAAGDVDVVPAQFDGDPPDPDCQKKLDYSRSMAFTDFTLSLDPFEYSHSDIDTSPDRIASRYGPEGDYFTLFDFSAKLDPVPTMLVQCHVDVVKGFMGQTTAFRKTLVKKYATLLGENEGQNEVRYLHGNLDRGTITFLGGHDPEDYQHMIYDPPTDLALHKNSPGYRLLLNNVLFPAARKKERKT; encoded by the coding sequence ATGGCGGTCATGCTGTTGTTGACCCCGTGGGTGTCGGCGGTTGCCGACATGCTCCTGATCCCGATGGACGGGGAGCAGACCGATCATCTGAAAGCGTACGGCGTGGCCTTTCACTGCCTGACGCGGGGGGTGAAGGTCGAGTGGCTGCTGAATTATCGTGCCGGATCGTTTCTCGCCAACTACTATCAGGACATCGCCGACACCTGCAACGTGCGCGGCGTGCGGTATGAGCGGATCGGCGACGCGGCGGTCGCCGACATCCGCGCCACGATCGAGAACCAGAACATGGAGTCGGTGCTGTTGGAGAAGGCCCCGGCCATCGCCGTGTATGTTCCGCCCACGAATGAGCCATGGGATGACGCGGTGACACTGGTCTTGAATTATGCCCAGATCGACTACAAGACGTTGTGGGATGAGGAGGTCCTGCGGGGCGATCTGGCGCAGTATGACTGGCTGCACTTGCACCACGAGGACTTCACGGGGCAGTACGGCAAGTTCTATGGTTCCTACCGCGACGCACTTTGGTACCGTCAGGACCAGCAGATGTGCGAAGAGACGGCACGCCGGTTGGGTTTTCGGAAAGTCTCCGACGAGAAGAAGGCGGTGGCGCTGGCGATCAAGGACTATGTGTCGCGGGGCGGTTTCCTCTTTGCGATGTGCTCGGCGCCGGAGACGCTCGACATCGCTCTGGCGGCGGGGGACGTGGACGTTGTTCCGGCCCAGTTCGACGGTGACCCGCCCGATCCGGACTGTCAGAAGAAACTCGACTACAGCCGCAGCATGGCGTTCACCGACTTCACACTGTCGTTAGATCCCTTCGAATACTCGCACTCGGACATCGACACGTCCCCCGACCGTATCGCCTCCCGCTACGGTCCCGAGGGGGACTACTTCACCCTCTTCGACTTCTCGGCGAAGCTGGACCCGGTGCCGACCATGTTGGTTCAGTGCCATGTCGACGTGGTCAAGGGGTTCATGGGGCAGACGACGGCCTTTCGCAAGACGCTGGTGAAGAAGTACGCCACCCTATTGGGTGAGAACGAGGGACAGAACGAAGTCCGTTACCTCCACGGCAATCTCGATCGGGGGACGATTACGTTTCTGGGCGGGCACGATCCGGAAGACTACCAGCACATGATCTACGACCCGCCGACGGATCTGGCCTTGCACAAGAACTCGCCCGGGTATCGGTTGTTGCTCAACAACGTTCTGTTTCCGGCTGCCCGCAAGAAGGAGCGCAAGACCTGA
- a CDS encoding helix-hairpin-helix domain-containing protein yields the protein MKTLTIVADNLLVDTPIVRLLQARGVQVTPANLTAGHYMVTGKCAILHVYSEEFARWTVEKSVYRRITEFKRTVSEPVVIVEGRQPMVAAPASPSALRGALAFVAVHNRVPILFAVDENETADFIYAMANQTQNGMGQSIEAPSNMQSPHDEGPSTQVSGGNGDTPSEDPTTLVEHIVRLIPDVGPVTARALLKRFGNLRALFAATANELTKIDGIGPKKAKKMAAFFGGKNLR from the coding sequence GTGAAGACCCTGACCATCGTGGCCGACAATCTCCTGGTCGACACGCCGATTGTGCGGTTGTTGCAGGCGCGCGGTGTGCAGGTGACGCCGGCCAATCTCACGGCCGGGCACTACATGGTGACCGGCAAGTGCGCCATCTTGCATGTCTATTCGGAGGAGTTTGCCCGATGGACGGTCGAAAAGAGCGTCTATCGGCGCATCACCGAGTTCAAGCGCACCGTCAGTGAGCCGGTTGTCATCGTCGAGGGACGACAACCGATGGTCGCCGCGCCGGCCTCGCCGAGCGCTCTGCGTGGCGCACTGGCCTTTGTCGCCGTGCACAATCGCGTTCCGATCTTGTTTGCCGTCGACGAGAATGAGACGGCGGATTTCATCTACGCGATGGCGAACCAGACACAGAACGGCATGGGACAGAGCATCGAGGCGCCATCCAACATGCAATCGCCCCATGATGAGGGGCCGTCCACACAGGTTTCCGGGGGCAATGGCGACACGCCGTCTGAGGATCCGACGACCTTGGTTGAGCACATCGTACGGTTGATTCCCGACGTTGGGCCCGTCACAGCACGGGCACTGCTCAAGCGCTTCGGCAATCTGCGCGCTCTGTTCGCTGCCACCGCCAATGAGCTGACCAAGATCGACGGCATCGGCCCCAAGAAAGCCAAGAAGATGGCCGCCTTCTTCGGCGGCAAGAACTTGCGTTAG
- a CDS encoding STAS domain-containing protein, translating to MKLSHREQTGVIILEPKGKIMGGPDATLLHDQIHELIAQKKLRVVIDLSKVDWMNSTGLGILIAGLTTLRDNHGDLKLASVTEKIQSLLTITKLITVFEAYDTVDQAIASF from the coding sequence ATGAAGCTGAGCCACCGCGAGCAAACCGGGGTGATCATCCTGGAGCCCAAGGGGAAGATCATGGGCGGCCCGGATGCGACGTTGTTGCACGACCAGATCCACGAGCTCATCGCCCAGAAGAAACTGCGGGTTGTCATCGACCTGTCCAAGGTGGACTGGATGAACTCGACGGGGCTGGGCATTCTGATTGCCGGGCTGACAACGCTGCGGGACAATCACGGCGATCTGAAACTCGCCTCCGTGACCGAGAAGATCCAGAGTCTGCTGACGATCACGAAGCTGATCACCGTCTTTGAGGCGTACGACACGGTGGATCAGGCCATCGCCAGCTTCTGA
- a CDS encoding ATP-binding protein has translation MTPPSQDTARLVIPSDPKRIAEADEFLEDLLRRHGIPESLVMDLAIVTSELVNNAIVHGNRGDAAKTVSLSVKINRDKVVIRVSDEGEGFDPAAIPDPLANENLLREVGRGVFIVRSLMDDVRFERGPAGQTTVEVSKRLTSD, from the coding sequence ATGACTCCGCCCTCCCAGGACACGGCGCGGTTGGTCATTCCCAGCGACCCCAAGCGGATCGCCGAAGCGGACGAATTCCTCGAAGATCTGCTCCGTCGCCATGGGATCCCCGAATCCCTGGTGATGGACCTGGCCATTGTCACATCCGAGTTGGTCAACAACGCCATTGTGCACGGCAACCGGGGAGACGCCGCCAAGACGGTCAGTCTGTCGGTGAAGATCAACCGCGATAAGGTCGTGATCCGCGTCTCCGACGAGGGCGAGGGATTCGATCCGGCGGCGATTCCCGACCCATTGGCCAACGAGAATCTCCTGCGGGAGGTCGGCCGCGGTGTGTTCATTGTCCGATCGCTGATGGATGATGTGCGATTCGAACGGGGCCCGGCCGGCCAAACGACTGTCGAGGTCAGCAAGCGCCTGACGTCCGACTGA
- a CDS encoding GAF domain-containing SpoIIE family protein phosphatase, producing MTWHIAIAVLYFALGAVLVWLGAVILRENPRSRINRVTALMLLLAGLGPVFASVGRAMETQGPPSPISSVPFPYSLFYIWELFFPQLLLFALVFPSERRWVSRFPRLKFLIYAPYVFHVVWVAFLARPGYVRLSVAAESDLLQALLVPLNMGLRFLSFLLALLFDVHVKFFSLINLVYIVAAVWALRGGYKEVTNRRIRDQVRIIIRGIRVAVGLYAIAFIAPTLGIVQVAAPLREGLTVLALLVGSASIAWSIIRYQFLDIRLIVRQSVVFTVTSALLVGVYLLLVTEVSTIVKKVLEVETPAIDIAFVVLVLLFFQPVKQRADNLITRLFLRDQADPRTILESFSAQIASVFEVPDLKQRMLSVVTEQMLVEQAFFAVRHPNENRFVLELAGLQGETLPANDTFFLEAQRRGRPTVFEDFVVDQALTPVTEILGRWGCRLVVPIVERGTLTAVLFLGEKISGYRYMPEDANLLATLANQMAVAMTNAGLYREALEKQKLEDELDVARRIQMRLLPRQMPCGPDYHVAAFTQPSRQVGGDYYDFFPSPDGRLGLVIADVSGKGLGAALLVSQLQAILKSEVRGKRSLRECVANANVLIAEATSPEQFATLVYAEFDPKTRVLSYTNAGHNYPILVRADGRHEHLDSGGLVLGVLRHAVYEVGQVHLQQQDTVFFYTDGLCDLQNPAGDDFGERRILELVRDHRHLTADGLKDEVVRQVTAFAAGERGGDDLTVMVLKAAPPVV from the coding sequence GTGACCTGGCACATTGCCATCGCAGTTCTGTACTTCGCCCTTGGGGCGGTCCTGGTTTGGCTGGGGGCCGTCATCCTGCGGGAGAATCCCCGGAGCCGCATCAACCGGGTCACCGCCCTGATGTTGCTTTTGGCGGGGCTGGGGCCGGTGTTCGCGTCGGTCGGCAGGGCCATGGAAACCCAGGGACCGCCGTCGCCGATCTCCAGCGTCCCGTTTCCGTATAGTCTGTTTTACATCTGGGAGTTGTTCTTTCCGCAACTGCTGTTGTTCGCCCTCGTGTTCCCCTCCGAGCGTCGGTGGGTCTCGCGCTTCCCGCGGCTCAAGTTCCTGATCTATGCGCCCTACGTGTTCCACGTGGTCTGGGTCGCCTTCCTGGCGCGCCCAGGGTACGTCCGCCTGTCCGTTGCGGCCGAGTCCGATCTCCTCCAAGCACTGCTCGTGCCCCTGAACATGGGATTGCGCTTCCTCTCGTTCTTGCTGGCGCTCTTGTTTGACGTGCACGTGAAGTTCTTTTCGCTGATCAACCTGGTGTACATCGTGGCGGCCGTCTGGGCGTTGCGCGGCGGGTACAAGGAAGTCACGAACCGCCGGATCCGGGACCAGGTCCGCATCATCATCCGCGGCATCCGGGTGGCCGTCGGTCTCTATGCGATTGCCTTTATCGCCCCGACACTGGGCATCGTCCAGGTCGCCGCCCCGTTGCGTGAAGGGCTCACCGTCCTGGCCCTTCTGGTGGGCTCTGCGTCCATTGCCTGGTCGATCATCCGGTATCAGTTTCTTGACATCCGGTTGATCGTCCGACAGTCGGTCGTCTTCACGGTCACGTCGGCGCTGCTGGTCGGCGTGTACCTGCTTCTGGTGACCGAGGTGTCGACCATCGTCAAGAAAGTCCTCGAGGTCGAGACACCGGCCATCGACATCGCCTTTGTCGTGCTCGTGCTGCTGTTCTTCCAACCGGTGAAGCAGCGTGCTGACAATCTGATCACGCGGTTGTTTCTGCGCGATCAGGCCGATCCGCGGACGATTCTCGAATCATTTTCCGCCCAGATCGCCTCGGTGTTTGAGGTCCCGGATCTGAAGCAACGGATGCTCTCGGTCGTCACGGAGCAGATGTTGGTGGAGCAGGCGTTCTTTGCCGTACGTCATCCCAACGAGAACCGATTCGTGCTGGAACTGGCCGGGCTCCAGGGTGAGACACTCCCGGCCAATGACACGTTCTTTCTGGAGGCGCAAAGGCGGGGACGGCCGACCGTCTTCGAGGATTTCGTCGTCGATCAGGCCCTGACGCCGGTGACCGAGATTCTGGGGCGATGGGGATGCCGTCTGGTCGTCCCGATCGTCGAGCGGGGAACCCTGACAGCGGTCCTGTTTTTGGGGGAGAAGATCTCGGGGTACAGATACATGCCCGAAGACGCCAATCTGCTGGCGACCCTGGCCAATCAGATGGCGGTGGCGATGACGAACGCCGGGCTGTACCGCGAGGCGCTGGAGAAGCAGAAGCTGGAGGATGAGCTGGACGTGGCCCGTCGCATCCAGATGCGGCTGCTGCCGCGCCAGATGCCGTGTGGGCCGGATTACCATGTCGCGGCCTTCACGCAGCCGTCGCGACAGGTCGGCGGCGACTACTATGACTTCTTTCCGTCTCCGGATGGCCGGCTGGGGCTGGTGATTGCCGATGTCTCGGGCAAGGGTCTGGGGGCGGCACTGCTCGTGTCGCAGTTGCAGGCGATTCTCAAGTCCGAAGTCCGGGGCAAACGGTCGCTCCGAGAGTGCGTGGCCAACGCCAACGTCCTGATCGCGGAGGCGACGTCGCCTGAGCAGTTCGCGACCCTGGTGTACGCGGAATTCGATCCCAAGACCCGCGTACTGTCCTACACCAATGCCGGCCACAACTACCCGATTTTAGTTCGCGCCGACGGGCGTCACGAGCACCTGGATTCCGGAGGGCTGGTCCTGGGCGTCCTGAGACACGCTGTCTACGAGGTCGGGCAGGTCCATTTGCAGCAGCAGGACACAGTGTTCTTCTATACCGACGGGCTCTGTGACCTGCAGAATCCTGCGGGCGACGATTTCGGCGAGCGACGTATCCTCGAGTTGGTCCGCGATCACCGGCATCTGACGGCGGATGGACTGAAGGATGAAGTCGTGCGGCAGGTGACCGCGTTTGCCGCCGGTGAACGGGGGGGAGACGACCTCACAGTCATGGTGTTGAAAGCCGCGCCGCCTGTGGTATAG
- a CDS encoding NUDIX hydrolase, with amino-acid sequence MKTPPRAGESTMTDENRRHDPGNYRFCPYCRAALVRRQDGAHERLRCPDCDFVYYHNPVPAAGGVIHRNGAICLVRRAVEPRKGHWSLPAGFMEYNEAPRECARREIREETGLDVTVGDVLGVYCGFDDPRQHAVLIVFWTRELTWQAPVAGDDADAIEFFPPSAIPDDIAFRAHREALQDVLRSGRVSPAPGQETT; translated from the coding sequence ATGAAGACGCCGCCGCGTGCCGGAGAATCGACTATGACCGACGAGAATCGACGCCATGATCCCGGGAACTACCGCTTCTGTCCTTACTGTCGGGCGGCCTTGGTCCGACGGCAAGACGGCGCGCATGAACGACTGCGCTGCCCGGACTGCGACTTCGTCTATTACCACAACCCGGTCCCGGCGGCCGGAGGAGTGATCCACCGGAATGGCGCGATTTGCCTGGTCCGCCGTGCCGTGGAGCCGCGCAAAGGGCACTGGTCCTTGCCGGCCGGGTTCATGGAGTACAATGAGGCGCCGCGCGAGTGCGCGCGTCGCGAGATCCGTGAGGAGACCGGTCTGGATGTCACTGTGGGCGACGTGCTCGGGGTCTATTGCGGCTTCGATGATCCCCGACAGCATGCCGTGTTGATCGTGTTCTGGACACGAGAGCTGACATGGCAGGCACCTGTGGCAGGCGATGATGCCGATGCGATCGAGTTCTTCCCGCCCAGTGCGATACCGGACGACATCGCCTTCCGGGCTCACAGAGAGGCGTTGCAGGATGTGCTCAGATCGGGGCGTGTGTCGCCCGCGCCCGGGCAGGAGACGACTTGA
- a CDS encoding ATP-binding protein — translation MGEENMGEVKEKGGKSSALKRAGAPDSWATDTDRVPTIFDSLAEPVDALASDVDSDRPRARNLEALLDVSKAINSTLVLDDILKRVMRHAIALLNAERGFLMLLDDNGQLQVRTAHNINKETFTTAEDFLISRSVANRVAARGQSEYTSNAQEDPRYAHQQSVAELNLRFIICVPLKIKDTVIGVCYLDNQSRAGLFGKSDLRLFELFAEQAAIAIENAKLYERLLSLTRYNENVVNKTPVGICVLDYQLRILTFNAAAEQIFHAPEDTWTAGSLVQEHRLLVEILPPSEREWWDRTLTEVVRSHKPLAKDKYFITIGGCETVLSLKISPLNGIPGEPPKVIVVAEEITDQVMLEKYVILSEKMVAKGEMAAAIGHELNNHLEILQAHSELLPIHLRGSRLDKLSESCARIQDSIENMARFTRGLMDYTQIDTELVEHDIKDLVEEHLFTIRPLRLFSSVRFTCDFAPGLPPVKLDAGQLQSVLLNLYNNAVDATPSGETCAIHIQARHRSESQTVELSIRDNGPGIAPEHLTRVFEPRFTTKRGGHGLGLSNCRTIIQNHGGTIRVESTPGHGATFSIELPAHRPYSSFGS, via the coding sequence ATGGGCGAAGAGAATATGGGTGAAGTCAAAGAAAAAGGCGGGAAGAGCAGCGCCCTGAAACGTGCGGGCGCCCCGGATAGTTGGGCGACGGATACCGATCGTGTCCCCACGATCTTCGACTCGCTGGCCGAACCGGTCGATGCCCTTGCTTCTGACGTGGACAGCGACCGGCCGAGAGCGCGCAATCTGGAAGCGCTCCTGGATGTATCCAAGGCGATCAATTCCACACTCGTCCTGGATGACATCCTGAAGCGGGTGATGCGGCACGCGATCGCGCTCCTCAATGCCGAACGCGGCTTTCTGATGTTGCTGGACGACAACGGACAATTGCAGGTCCGCACCGCCCACAACATCAACAAGGAAACGTTCACGACGGCCGAAGATTTCCTGATCTCGCGTTCCGTCGCCAACCGAGTGGCCGCGCGCGGCCAGTCAGAGTATACCTCCAACGCCCAGGAGGACCCCCGTTACGCCCACCAGCAGTCGGTGGCCGAATTGAACCTGCGCTTCATTATCTGCGTGCCGCTCAAGATCAAGGATACGGTGATCGGCGTCTGCTATCTGGACAACCAGTCGCGCGCCGGACTGTTCGGCAAGAGTGACCTGCGACTCTTCGAGTTGTTTGCCGAACAAGCGGCCATCGCCATCGAGAATGCCAAGCTGTACGAGCGGCTGCTCTCCTTGACGCGTTACAACGAGAATGTGGTCAACAAGACCCCGGTCGGGATTTGTGTGCTGGACTACCAACTGCGAATCCTGACATTCAACGCCGCCGCCGAGCAGATCTTCCATGCGCCCGAGGACACGTGGACGGCCGGTTCGCTGGTCCAGGAGCACCGGCTGCTGGTGGAAATTCTCCCCCCCTCGGAGCGGGAGTGGTGGGATCGGACTCTGACCGAGGTTGTTCGTAGTCACAAGCCGCTGGCCAAGGACAAGTACTTCATCACGATCGGCGGCTGCGAGACGGTCCTGTCGCTGAAAATCTCCCCTTTGAACGGCATCCCCGGCGAGCCGCCGAAGGTGATCGTCGTGGCCGAAGAGATCACCGACCAGGTGATGCTCGAGAAGTATGTCATTCTCTCGGAGAAGATGGTGGCCAAAGGCGAGATGGCGGCCGCCATCGGCCACGAGCTCAACAATCACCTGGAGATTCTCCAGGCGCACTCCGAGCTTCTGCCGATCCATCTTCGGGGCAGCCGTCTGGACAAGCTCTCCGAAAGCTGCGCCCGCATTCAAGACTCCATCGAGAACATGGCGCGGTTCACCCGGGGGTTGATGGATTACACGCAGATCGACACCGAGTTGGTCGAGCACGACATCAAGGACCTGGTCGAAGAGCACCTGTTCACGATCCGTCCGCTACGGCTGTTCAGCAGCGTGCGTTTCACCTGTGATTTCGCTCCGGGACTGCCGCCGGTGAAACTGGACGCCGGGCAATTGCAGTCGGTCCTGCTGAATCTCTACAACAACGCCGTTGACGCCACGCCCTCCGGCGAGACCTGCGCCATTCACATTCAGGCGCGGCACCGATCCGAGTCCCAGACCGTGGAGCTTTCGATCCGCGACAATGGACCCGGTATTGCCCCCGAGCATCTGACGCGCGTCTTCGAGCCGCGCTTCACCACCAAACGCGGCGGGCATGGACTCGGGCTGTCCAACTGCCGGACGATCATCCAGAATCACGGCGGGACCATTCGCGTCGAGAGCACACCCGGCCACGGAGCGACGTTCTCCATCGAGTTGCCCGCGCACCGTCCCTACTCGTCGTTCGGAAGCTGA